One region of Lactobacillus johnsonii genomic DNA includes:
- the rplU gene encoding 50S ribosomal protein L21: MYAVIKTGGKQYKVAKGDSVFVEKLEVKPGDEVTFDEVILVNDGKSTKIGTPVVEGAKVVAKVEKQGKEKKVVTFKYKPKKHSHTKYGHRQPYTKVTIESIEA, encoded by the coding sequence ATGTACGCAGTTATTAAAACCGGTGGTAAGCAATACAAGGTTGCTAAGGGCGACAGCGTTTTTGTTGAAAAACTTGAAGTTAAGCCTGGTGACGAAGTAACTTTTGATGAAGTTATTCTTGTAAACGATGGTAAATCAACTAAGATTGGTACTCCAGTAGTTGAAGGTGCTAAAGTTGTTGCTAAAGTTGAAAAGCAAGGCAAAGAAAAGAAAGTTGTTACTTTCAAGTACAAGCCTAAGAAGCACTCACACACTAAGTATGGTCACCGTCAACCTTACACTAAGGTAACTATCGAAAGCATTGAAGCTTAA
- the rpmA gene encoding 50S ribosomal protein L27, translating to MMINNLEALKLFAHHKGGGSTANGRNSAGRRLGAKRADGQKINAGSIIFRQRGTKIHPGKNVGIGGDDTLFALTSGVVKFERLGRDRKQVSVYPVEEAK from the coding sequence ATGATGATTAATAATCTTGAAGCACTTAAATTATTTGCCCACCACAAGGGTGGTGGTTCAACTGCTAACGGTCGTAACTCAGCTGGTCGTCGTTTAGGCGCAAAGCGTGCTGATGGTCAAAAGATCAATGCAGGTTCAATTATTTTCCGTCAACGCGGTACTAAGATCCACCCAGGTAAGAACGTTGGTATTGGTGGCGACGACACTTTGTTTGCTTTAACTAGTGGCGTTGTTAAATTCGAACGTTTGGGCAGAGATCGTAAACAAGTTTCTGTTTACCCAGTTGAAGAAGCAAAATAA
- a CDS encoding aminopeptidase P family protein, which produces MSSDQELLTLLNNRISKTTKLIKEKQADALVIFNQANYRFLTNFSGEEAELILTANGDRILLSDSRFKDQIRHQAPGEMKVVMQTMDVIKEIAGQLKQLDVKTVLVEGEFISATQFEALKQACPDLNFILNAELVETVRNIKDELELETLQKAIDISAQSFKEILPLIEPGVSERAIGAKLDYLFKMNGGDGPSFETIIASGYRGSWAHGVASDKKIQKGELIVIDFGSFYHGYTADITRTVALGQVEPELEKIYYIVLEAQKRGIAAAIAGNTGKDIDQAGRNYIKEQGYGEYFGHGIGHGIGLEVHELCTPAMPYSKEVMKNNMAITVEPGIYLPDRGGVRIEDDVLIKDNHPYVMSQLPKDELLIL; this is translated from the coding sequence ATGTCTTCAGATCAAGAGTTATTAACTTTACTTAATAATCGAATTAGTAAAACTACTAAATTGATTAAAGAAAAGCAGGCAGATGCGTTAGTCATTTTTAATCAAGCTAATTATCGCTTTTTAACCAATTTTTCTGGTGAAGAAGCTGAACTTATTTTAACTGCAAATGGAGATCGCATTTTATTATCTGATTCACGTTTCAAAGATCAAATTCGCCATCAGGCACCTGGCGAAATGAAGGTAGTTATGCAAACTATGGACGTGATAAAAGAAATTGCCGGCCAACTAAAGCAGCTAGATGTTAAAACTGTTCTAGTTGAAGGAGAATTTATTTCTGCAACTCAATTTGAGGCTCTTAAGCAGGCTTGTCCTGATCTTAATTTTATTTTAAATGCTGAATTAGTAGAAACAGTTCGTAACATAAAAGATGAGCTAGAATTAGAAACTTTGCAAAAGGCAATTGATATTTCAGCTCAAAGTTTTAAAGAAATTTTGCCTTTAATTGAGCCGGGTGTTAGTGAGCGTGCTATTGGAGCAAAATTAGATTATTTGTTCAAAATGAATGGTGGAGATGGCCCTTCGTTTGAGACAATAATTGCTTCCGGATACCGCGGTAGTTGGGCCCATGGTGTTGCGAGTGATAAAAAGATTCAAAAAGGTGAATTAATTGTAATTGACTTTGGAAGTTTTTATCATGGTTATACCGCAGATATTACTAGAACAGTTGCTTTAGGCCAAGTAGAGCCTGAACTAGAAAAAATATATTATATTGTACTAGAAGCACAAAAACGGGGAATTGCAGCTGCAATTGCTGGAAATACTGGTAAAGATATCGATCAAGCTGGTAGAAACTACATTAAAGAGCAAGGATATGGAGAGTACTTTGGTCACGGTATTGGTCATGGAATTGGCTTAGAAGTGCATGAACTCTGTACGCCAGCAATGCCATATAGTAAAGAAGTTATGAAAAATAATATGGCAATCACGGTTGAGCCAGGAATTTATTTGCCAGACCGTGGCGGTGTTAGAATTGAAGATGATGTTTTAATTAAAGATAATCATCCATATGTGATGTCACAGTTGCCAAAAGATGAACTTTTAATCTTATAA
- a CDS encoding arsenate reductase family protein → MIKFYGYKRCSTSKKAQKWLDQHHIAYEYQDLVEKPPKQEDLLKWLNKFQDRGLRYFFNISGQVYRQMHLKDQIDSMSIEEAAILLSQNGKLIKRPLVTDGKKLTCGFKENTYEKVWL, encoded by the coding sequence ATGATCAAATTTTACGGATACAAACGTTGTTCCACCTCTAAAAAAGCACAAAAATGGCTAGATCAACACCATATTGCATATGAGTATCAAGATTTAGTAGAAAAGCCACCTAAACAAGAAGACTTGCTTAAGTGGCTAAATAAGTTTCAAGATAGAGGTTTAAGATATTTCTTTAATATATCGGGACAAGTCTATCGTCAGATGCATTTAAAAGATCAGATTGATTCCATGTCAATTGAGGAAGCTGCTATATTACTCTCACAAAACGGCAAATTAATTAAGAGACCGTTAGTAACTGACGGTAAGAAATTAACTTGTGGCTTCAAAGAAAATACGTACGAAAAAGTCTGGCTATAG